The following coding sequences are from one Fibrobacter sp. UWT2 window:
- the lepA gene encoding translation elongation factor 4, translating into MPQNDNIRNFSIIAHIDHGKSTLADRMIELTKTVSKNEMMNQLLDDMDLERERGITIKAHAIRMVYEKDGKEYILNMIDTPGHVDFTYEVSRSLAACEGAILVVDASQGIEAQTLSNLYLALENDLEIIPVLNKVDLPGAQPDHIAQLVGDLLGYDPDKIPRISAKTGLNVEQVLDKIVDEIPAPKGDSGKPLKALIFDSVYDSYRGVINYIRIVEGTLKAGMKIKMMKTGGEYMVTEVGTFSMRRDPRPELSEGMVGYVLANVKTISDVKIGDTLTDSANPAAEPLPGYKDILPMIYSGIYPINPEDYKDLREALEKLRLNDSALSWEPETSEALGFGFRTGFLGLLHMEIVQERLDREFNVDIITTVPNVEYHVYMSDGTMVKIESPSKLPDASRYDHIEEPYVKAQIFTPKEFVGALMTLCEEKRGEFETMEYLDEEKVILKYNLPLAEIMFDFYDRLKSVSRGYAGLDYAPSEYRRNNLVKLDILLNGDPVDAFSVIIHKDKAHTYANAICVKLKDLIPRQQFDVAIQGAIGGKIISRSTVKAVRKDVLAKCYGGDITRKRKLLEKQKEGKKRMKSIGSVEVPQKAFLAVLSLSDNSTNNGD; encoded by the coding sequence ATGCCGCAAAACGACAACATCAGAAATTTCAGCATTATCGCCCATATTGACCACGGCAAATCAACCCTTGCCGACCGCATGATCGAACTGACCAAGACCGTCTCCAAGAACGAGATGATGAACCAGCTCTTGGACGACATGGATCTTGAACGCGAACGTGGCATTACCATCAAGGCACACGCCATTCGCATGGTGTACGAAAAAGACGGCAAGGAATACATCCTGAACATGATCGATACGCCGGGGCACGTAGACTTCACTTACGAAGTTAGCCGCTCCCTGGCCGCTTGCGAAGGTGCAATCCTGGTGGTGGACGCAAGCCAGGGCATCGAAGCCCAGACTCTTTCTAACTTGTATCTGGCCTTGGAAAACGACCTGGAAATCATTCCGGTGCTGAACAAGGTAGACCTGCCGGGTGCCCAGCCCGACCACATTGCACAGCTGGTGGGCGACCTCCTGGGTTACGACCCCGACAAGATTCCCCGCATTTCTGCAAAGACCGGCCTGAACGTTGAACAGGTGCTGGACAAGATCGTCGACGAAATTCCCGCCCCCAAGGGCGACAGCGGAAAGCCTCTCAAGGCTCTTATCTTTGATTCCGTTTACGATTCCTACCGCGGCGTGATCAATTACATCCGCATTGTCGAAGGCACCCTCAAGGCCGGCATGAAAATCAAGATGATGAAGACCGGCGGCGAATACATGGTGACCGAAGTCGGAACCTTCAGCATGCGCCGCGATCCGCGTCCCGAACTTTCGGAAGGCATGGTGGGCTACGTTCTTGCAAACGTCAAGACGATTAGCGATGTGAAAATCGGTGACACGCTCACCGATTCCGCTAACCCGGCCGCAGAACCGCTCCCGGGCTACAAAGACATTCTGCCGATGATCTATTCCGGTATCTACCCCATCAATCCGGAAGATTATAAGGACTTACGTGAAGCTCTGGAAAAGCTCCGCCTGAACGACTCGGCCTTGAGCTGGGAACCGGAAACTTCCGAAGCACTCGGCTTCGGTTTCCGTACGGGCTTCCTCGGACTCTTGCACATGGAAATCGTGCAGGAACGTCTGGACCGCGAATTCAACGTAGACATCATCACGACCGTACCGAACGTGGAATACCACGTGTACATGAGCGACGGCACGATGGTGAAGATCGAAAGCCCCTCCAAGCTCCCGGATGCAAGCCGCTACGACCACATCGAAGAACCTTATGTGAAGGCGCAGATCTTTACGCCGAAGGAATTCGTGGGTGCGCTCATGACGCTCTGCGAAGAAAAGCGCGGCGAATTCGAGACGATGGAATACCTCGACGAAGAAAAGGTGATTCTCAAGTACAACCTGCCGCTCGCCGAAATCATGTTTGACTTCTACGATCGTCTCAAGTCCGTGAGCCGCGGCTATGCAGGCCTCGACTACGCCCCGAGCGAATACAGACGCAACAACTTGGTGAAGCTTGATATTCTCTTGAACGGCGACCCGGTGGATGCCTTCTCGGTGATTATCCACAAGGACAAGGCTCACACTTATGCCAACGCCATCTGCGTGAAGCTTAAAGACCTTATTCCGCGCCAGCAGTTTGACGTGGCTATTCAGGGTGCTATCGGCGGCAAGATCATTAGCCGTTCGACCGTGAAGGCCGTGCGTAAGGACGTGCTTGCCAAGTGCTATGGCGGTGACATTACCCGTAAGCGCAAGCTCCTTGAAAAGCAGAAAGAAGGTAAGAAGCGCATGAAGAGTATCGGCTCGGTGGAAGTGCCGCAGAAGGCATTCCTCGCCGTACTTTCTTTAAGCGACAACTCCACCAACAACGGAGATTAA
- a CDS encoding peptidylprolyl isomerase: MKRPLVLVALVSALVLGFFSFGFAEGKVFNKDYSGIKSIEATIETHEGKIVLALDFKAAPNTVANFVDLANKGFYNGLTFHRVIPGFMIQGGDPEGNGSGGPGYTIDDEISTLKHEAGVISMANRGPNTNGSQFFITQAPQPHLDGKHTVFGKVLEGEDVVCRIEANDKIINISIVEKK, encoded by the coding sequence ATGAAAAGACCTTTAGTTCTTGTCGCCCTTGTTTCTGCTCTTGTACTTGGCTTCTTCAGTTTTGGATTTGCCGAAGGAAAGGTGTTCAACAAGGATTATTCCGGTATTAAGTCTATTGAAGCTACTATTGAAACTCACGAAGGCAAAATCGTGCTGGCGCTTGATTTCAAGGCGGCTCCGAATACGGTTGCCAATTTTGTGGATTTGGCGAACAAGGGTTTTTATAACGGTTTGACTTTTCACCGTGTTATTCCGGGCTTCATGATTCAGGGTGGCGACCCCGAAGGCAATGGCTCGGGCGGTCCCGGCTATACCATCGATGACGAAATCAGTACGTTGAAGCACGAAGCTGGTGTCATTTCGATGGCCAATCGCGGCCCGAACACGAATGGTTCGCAGTTTTTCATTACGCAGGCCCCGCAACCGCACCTAGATGGAAAGCATACGGTTTTCGGTAAGGTCCTTGAAGGCGAAGATGTGGTTTGCCGCATCGAGGCCAATGATAAAATTATTAACATCTCTATCGTGGAAAAGAAGTAA
- the lexA gene encoding transcriptional repressor LexA produces MENNSKRKELTTRQEEILEYIKKYSKENRMPPTVREIGNHFEISSTNGVRSILAALIKKGYINRSPRLSRGIEVVDSGNSEASEAPANTIEIPIVGRVAAGTPILAVQNLEGTVTIDRDFLACRSDVFALRVKGDSMINAGILDGDLIFARQQKTADRGEIIVAQVDNEATVKYYHPAADHIELRPANPRYRPIIVKKDKHFSIAGKLIGVMRKVN; encoded by the coding sequence ATGGAAAACAACAGCAAACGCAAGGAGCTAACCACCCGTCAAGAAGAGATCCTGGAATACATCAAGAAGTATTCCAAGGAAAATCGCATGCCGCCTACGGTCCGCGAAATCGGCAACCATTTCGAGATTTCTTCGACGAACGGCGTCCGTTCCATTCTCGCCGCCCTCATCAAGAAGGGCTATATCAACCGCTCCCCCAGACTCAGCCGCGGCATCGAAGTGGTCGACAGCGGCAATTCTGAAGCTTCGGAAGCACCGGCAAATACCATTGAAATTCCTATCGTGGGCCGCGTCGCTGCCGGTACGCCGATTCTCGCCGTGCAGAACCTCGAAGGCACCGTCACCATCGACCGCGACTTCCTCGCTTGCCGTTCCGATGTCTTTGCGCTCCGCGTCAAGGGCGACTCCATGATCAACGCCGGCATTCTCGACGGTGACTTGATTTTCGCTCGCCAGCAGAAGACTGCCGACCGTGGCGAAATCATCGTGGCCCAGGTCGACAACGAAGCAACCGTCAAGTATTACCACCCTGCCGCAGACCATATCGAACTGCGTCCGGCCAACCCGCGTTACCGCCCGATCATTGTCAAGAAGGACAAGCACTTCTCCATCGCTGGCAAGCTCATCGGCGTCATGCGCAAGGTGAACTAA
- a CDS encoding PA14 domain-containing protein, translated as MKNTLKYFLGVILLFSVCAWSKASDILIVVDDEMIKDNEIKNAIDTYTDDIWNTYQVNATIVSFKSQKNGGKATDLKEILVSKKDSIMGAIFVGDIPRAQFEFYQKTQEGFRYQRWVTDLYFMDLDGVWKDTAAGGPEAYGGKLFETTTTTLNFDVRDGSPIPGKVPADSFSIAYSGYIKSPVTALCSLQLTTDNDRRLWINDSLLIDAWFNNWDIPYYSAFQFKKDSLYKFKLNYAEEYGTAYLTLKWKCGNNASYEPIPDSVWRQNDKSTRGLNQTYYGNIFMKDSLPEEDIKHLWISGKSNGVFDGHYSKSGAVSDSFEIWVSRIDPNTAGFYGNPKTLLLNYFEKIHNYYLGLFKKATRSAMFLTEEGGLNNPLDQKFVDGLSLLYSPDSLDKSIADGQEYLDNIKSDKYDWALYGGHGGQTGLGNGLDITRVERNMCVSPRFFHFACCGPLTCYDFYGNANSASVGSEHIFNTINGGFVSIGSSKTSGSDQMDGFMYYAFEHKFIGESFREWVNERVKRNQYSNKEDLYDWFYGESIIGDPMQKLAVPEQTTTRIHKVKAQRMPQKNGKLYDLLGRIKGFLNIQ; from the coding sequence ATGAAAAATACACTTAAATACTTTTTGGGGGTAATTCTCCTATTTTCTGTTTGCGCATGGAGCAAAGCATCTGATATCCTCATCGTCGTTGACGACGAAATGATAAAAGACAACGAAATCAAGAATGCCATAGACACCTATACAGATGACATTTGGAATACTTATCAAGTAAACGCCACTATCGTGTCTTTCAAATCCCAGAAGAATGGCGGGAAAGCCACCGACCTAAAAGAAATACTCGTAAGCAAGAAGGATTCCATTATGGGAGCCATCTTTGTTGGAGACATTCCGCGAGCTCAATTTGAATTCTACCAGAAAACTCAAGAAGGATTCCGGTACCAGCGCTGGGTAACAGACCTTTACTTCATGGACCTTGACGGTGTTTGGAAAGACACTGCTGCCGGAGGCCCCGAAGCCTATGGCGGAAAGTTGTTTGAAACCACCACGACAACATTAAACTTTGATGTACGCGATGGTTCTCCGATACCAGGGAAAGTACCGGCGGATAGTTTTTCAATTGCATATTCCGGATACATCAAATCTCCAGTCACCGCACTTTGTTCCCTGCAACTTACCACGGACAACGACAGGCGCCTTTGGATTAACGATTCCCTGCTCATTGACGCATGGTTCAACAACTGGGACATTCCCTATTACAGCGCTTTTCAATTCAAGAAAGACAGTCTCTACAAATTCAAACTAAACTATGCAGAGGAATATGGCACCGCTTATCTTACACTAAAATGGAAATGCGGGAATAATGCCTCCTATGAACCAATCCCTGATTCCGTTTGGCGTCAAAATGACAAGAGCACACGCGGTCTCAACCAAACCTATTACGGAAATATTTTCATGAAAGATTCGCTCCCAGAGGAAGACATAAAGCACCTTTGGATTTCTGGAAAATCCAATGGAGTTTTTGACGGGCACTATTCCAAAAGTGGCGCAGTTTCTGATTCCTTTGAAATATGGGTTTCTCGAATTGACCCCAACACGGCAGGTTTCTACGGTAACCCAAAAACACTTTTATTGAACTATTTCGAGAAAATCCACAACTACTATCTCGGTTTGTTCAAGAAAGCTACGCGTAGTGCCATGTTCCTAACTGAGGAAGGAGGCCTAAACAATCCTCTAGACCAGAAATTCGTTGATGGTTTGAGCCTTCTTTATTCCCCAGACTCCCTTGATAAGTCCATCGCTGACGGGCAGGAATATCTAGACAACATTAAATCAGACAAGTATGATTGGGCCCTTTACGGTGGGCACGGAGGCCAGACTGGCCTTGGAAACGGGCTGGATATAACACGAGTGGAAAGAAACATGTGCGTGTCACCGAGATTCTTCCACTTTGCCTGCTGTGGTCCACTTACCTGCTATGATTTCTACGGCAACGCCAATAGTGCCTCTGTTGGAAGCGAGCATATCTTTAACACGATTAACGGCGGTTTTGTAAGTATCGGTTCGTCCAAAACCAGTGGAAGCGACCAAATGGATGGTTTCATGTATTACGCCTTTGAGCACAAATTCATTGGCGAATCGTTCCGGGAATGGGTAAACGAAAGGGTAAAAAGGAACCAGTACAGTAACAAGGAAGACCTTTACGATTGGTTCTATGGAGAATCGATTATCGGAGATCCGATGCAAAAACTGGCAGTGCCAGAACAAACAACGACTCGCATCCATAAAGTCAAAGCACAACGGATGCCACAAAAAAACGGCAAGCTGTACGACCTTTTGGGAAGAATCAAAGGCTTTTTAAACATCCAGTAA